GCATCTGTGGCGGGATGGACACCTTGAAATCCTACGGGGGAAGCTTTGGGGATGTGCCTGAGGACCATTGGAACTTTATCAGGTCGGCCGGACTCTACCATGAGTTGGATCACCATATCCTGGTGCATGCCGGGCTGGAGGCCCACTTACCGGTCGATCAACAAAACCGGGAGACCTACTACTACCAACGTTTCCACTGCCAGAAGGCGCACATTTCCGGAAAAAAAATCATCTGCGGCCACAGTATCCAGGGCGACCTTCCCACCGACCTGGGATACGCCATCTGCATCGACACCTGCGCCTACGGCGGCGGCTGGCTAACCGCTCTGGACATCGATACCGGAAAGATCTGGCAAACCAGCCAGAACGCAAAAACGAGGGAACTACACGTCGATGAGCTTGTTTAGTCCGCTGTCATTCGACAACCACGCGGTAAAACCAACGCGATCTCGTGTTGGTGTTAAAGCCCGATAGTCAACCCCAATACAAAAAAGGAAGGACGCCCGGCGGTATTAGCCTACCGGGCGCCCAGCCCTTTTTCGTCGTTATGTTCTCCCGAGGGAGAATTGTTTGCGTTTTCCTGTCGCTAACAAATGGTTCAGATGGGGTTTCCCTAGATAGTTTCTAGAATTGTGGCACGTAGAGCTCGGAGCCCTTGGCCAGCATGGTGTTCTTGCTCAGGCTCAGGCCGTTGAGCGCGTTGAGTTGGGTGGTGCTGGCGCCATACTTGCTGGCGAACTGGCCGTAAGTCATCTGCTGGTGCACGGTAATGGTGCGGATGGCCGGCTCAGAACCGGCTGCGGCTGTCGTTTTTCGATCCTGGGGGGCATTACGCACGACCTCCTTGGCCTTGGGCTGGTCGACATACTCGGCAACCGCTTTGCTTGGGGCCTTTGCCTTCGGCTTCGACGCAGGCAATTTGGAAATCGGGGTATAGGAAGCCGGTCCCTTGCTCGCTACCGGCCGGGCATTGCCGTCAATAACCAGACTCTGGCCAACATGCATACTGGTCGGGCGCACCCTGGGGTTGGCTGCCTCCAGGCTTTTGACACTTATCTTGTATTGGCGGGCGATCGAGTAGAAGGTCTCCCCGCGTTTTACCGTGTGGGTGCCAACGCTCTTCGATGGTGCCGGGGCTGGCGCCGGCTTTTGGGCCATTTCCGTCCGACCCGATGAGCTTGCAGCAGGGGCAGCAGCAGCACCAGGAATGCGCAGCTTCTGTCCAATGGTGATCCGGTCATTGCGCAGACCGTTTGCCTTCATAATCGCGGCTACCGATGTCTTGTGACGATAGGCAATACGGGTGAGGATATCACCTTTTTTTACTATATACGTGCCAGCGGCGGAGGTGCTGCCCGGGGCAGAAGCAGAGCTGGCCGCCGGGGCACCCTTCTCATCGGCATGATAGGTTCTCAGTTTGCTGAGCTCCTTCTCGAGCTGGGTGATCTTACGCTCCTGCGCATCAGCACGGGCACGGAGGGTCTCGATGTCACTCTGGCTTTGGCCGAAAAGGGAGGCGGCGGCGAGAGTGAAAACAGTGGAAGTAAGGGCGATGGTTTTCATAACGAGGTCTATTATTCTAAAAACTTTTAGTTTGACAAGTAAAAGTTTAAGATATCTTAACTATTTTAAAAGTTCGGGGCTACATTCCTAGGTTTTATAGGGTTTTGAGAAAGTTTTGGCCATAAAATTTATTTCCGAATTGGCGCAATTGTGACTTTCCAAGTCGCCCTAATCGTCCTCAAATGCAGTTATGAACATCCAAGCGGGCGATTATGAGAAACTGGGATCCTTCTATCTGGGAAGATCTTATGACCTGAAAAAAAGCGAACTTGAGGACGAATTGGTGCTCTACGACTCCAAGGATCTGGTCACTCACGGAGTGGTGCTGGGGATGACCGGCTCAGGTAAGACGGGACTTTGCCTTTCCATCCTGGAAGAGGCCGCCATGGACAACATCCCGGCGATCATCATCGATCCCAAGGGCGACATCGCCAACCTGATGCTCAGCTTCCCCGATTTCAAAGCTTCCGATTTCCGCCCGTGGATCAACGAGGACGACGCTGCGAAAAAGGGTAAAACACCCGACGAGTTTGCAGAAAAAACCGCCAACATGTGGAAAGAGGGCATCGGCTCGTGGGGCCAGAGCCCTGACCGGGTCAAAGAGTTCCGCGACAAGGTCGATATCAACATCTTCACCCCAGGCAGCAAGGCCGGTATTCCCGTTTCCATTCTCAGCTCGTTGGAAGTCCCCCCGTTTGAGGTGCTCGACGACGGCGAGCTGCTCGGCGACCGGATCGAGAGTACAGTCAGCTCGCTGCTGTCACTTGTCGGTGTCGATGCCGATCCCATTCAGAGTCCTGAAGCGGTTCTGCTGGGAACCATTTTCGGTCACTGCTGGCGAGCCGGGCAGGACCTCACCCTGGAATCCCTGATTCGCCATTTGCAAAAACCTCCTTTTGATAAAGTGGGTGTCATCGATGTTAATTCGTTTATGGACGCCAAGGAGCGCCAGAAACTTGCGCTTAGATTCAACTCGCTTTTGGCTTCCCCCGGTTTCTCGACCTGGATGGAAGGGCCGGCACTCAATATCTCGCACATGATGCATAGCCCCGAGGGTAAACCCCGGATGTCCATTTTTTCCATCGCCCACCTCAGTGACACCGAGCGGATGTTCTTTGTCAGCCTGCTGCTCAACCAGATGCTGGGATGGATGCGCACGCAAAGCGGCACCACCAGCCTACGGGCCTTGCTCTACATGGATGAGATCTACGGCTTCCTGCCGCCATCGGCGAACCCACCCAGTAAAAAGCCAATGATGACCATGCTCAAACAAGGCCGCGCATTTGGTCTTGGATGCTTGCTCGCCACCCAAAACCCGGTGGACCTCGATTACAAGGCACTCTCTAACATCGGGACATGGTGGCTGGGCCGACTGCAAACCGAACGCGACAAGGCACGTGTGCTGGACGGCCTCGAAGGGGCCGCCGCATCCCAGGAGGGGGGATTCAACCGCCAGCGCATGGAGGAGCTGCTCGCCGGTCTGGGGGCGCGGGTATTCCTGATGAACAACGTGCACGAGGACGCCCCCGTGGTCTTCCACGTCCGCTGGGTGATGAGCTACCTCTGCGGTCCCCTCACCCGCTCCAAGATCAAGAAGTTGATGGACCCGAAACGGGACCGGTTCCCCTCCGGAAAAGAAAGTCCCGCCACCGCCGCGCAGTCGTCCAACCCGATGGCCATGCCAAGTGCCGCCGCTCAGGCTACGGTGGGCGAACGCCCGGTCGTCGGCTCCGGTGTCACCGAGTACTTTGTCCCCTTCGCTGGCGAACCCGACGGCATCACCTACAAGCCGGCTCTCATCCGTGAAGCCAACGTGCATTTTTCCTCCACCAAGTGCGGTATCGACGGCTCACGTCTGATGCGTTTTACCAATGCGATCACCGACAAGGGAATCGATTGGAACCACGACGCCGGCTGCACCCATCCCATCAAGTCACTCAAAGACGAACCCCGCAAAGGCTGCGGCTTCGATGAGCTTCCAGGATTCGCCATGAATGCCGATAACTACAAACAAGTGGAAAAGGATTTCGCCGATTACATCTACCGCAATGAACGGGTGGAGATTTTCTACTGTCCACTTTTCAAAACCTATTCCCAGCTCGGCGAAAGTGAAGGCGCCTTCCGCGGTCGGCTCGCCACGCAAGCTCGTGAAGTCAGGGACGAAGCCGTGGAACAACTTCGCGACAAGTATGAAGCCAAGATCAAAACCAAGGAAAGTCAGGTCGACCGAGCCGAAAACACCCTCGCCAAGGAGGAAGCCGAAGCCAGCAGTGCCACCTGGGACATTGGCGCCAAAGTCATCGGTGGCCTGTTAGGAAAACTTCTGGGCGGCCGACGCAGCTCGTCCTCCAGCACGGTGAGTAGCCCTAATCATTAGCGACGCTGGGGATGATTCACCCTGAAGGTGATTTTGCAACTTTGACTGATATTGTGTATAAGGGGGCATGTCACGACACTACTCCCTGAAGCCGCGCAAGTTTGCAATGGAGCTAAGAACCTCGGAATCATGCTCGGTGCATGGAGGGCAACTGGCCATTGTCGGCTTGATCCGGCAAAGCGGACTAATGGGCTGGATCAGTGATTACCCGCAGCTCGAGCACCGCAAGAACCGCAACCGGGGCTTTGATCCCGAAGTCTACATCAGCACCTTTCTCTACAACTTCTGCACAGGAGGAAGCAGCCTGGCGGATGCGGAGGCTCTCAATGAAGACAAGGCACTGCTAAGGCTGTTAGGAATAAAAAAACTGCCCGACCAGAGCGCCCTGGGCGAATGGCTCCGGGCTCTGGACCCCGCGGGCCTTGATGCCCTCAAGGCGATCAACCGCCGGTTTTGCACATGGGTGCTCAAGACGGCTCCGGCCAATACATACAGCTACGGTGGCAACGAACTCGAATGGTTTTTCGATGATACCCAGATCGAAGTCAGCGGTAAAAAATTTGAAGGTGCCGCAATCAACTACAAGGGGGATGTATCGCTTGGTTGGCAGACGTTGTGGGCCGGGCCTCTCATCCTCGAATGCGAACTCGGGGGACAGCGCGGAGTAAGCGAGTGTTTCGGCAGGTTCTGCGCTAACAGCGGTAAGCTGCGTAAAAAAGGAAAACACTATCTCTACGCCGACAGCGGCAGCAGTGACGGGGAGGATCTTGAACACGCGGCCAAACACTTCACCCGCCACAGCATCAGCTACAACAAATGGACAAGTCCCCTGGAACGCATGGCCGGAGGACTTCCCGAGGAAAGTTGGGGCGAGTCCGAACTTACCCACTGGCGTGGAGGAATCAAACATCTCGTATCCTACAGCTGGGTAAGACACCAGCCCTCGGGCTGTAGGCAAGCGCATAACTTTGCGGCCCTGCGTCACAAACGGGAAGACGACATGTTCTGGAGCTACTGCTTCGTCGAAGTTGAAGAAGGACGGGGTCACACAGCGGCCCAATCCAGGGCAGCCTTTGAACGTCACCGGCTCAAGGGTGAGTGTGAACGCCGCTTTGGCGAAGTGCTCAGTGATCTAGGGCTTCACAGGCCGCCCTGCCACAGTCTCAGCGCCAACGACGGATGGTATAGCCTCGGGGCGTTGGCCTACAACATCCTCGGGGCCCTCAAGCTGTTGGTGTTGCCTGAAAAAGACCTGGCCAAGCGTCCGCGCACGGTGATGCAGCGGCTGTTGTTATTGCCCATGGAAATCAAGCGTCATGCCCGCCAACTCAAGGCGGTGGTTTACATCTGTCATGAGAGGATGAAAGCTTGGCGGCAGATCTTTGAGGAATGGATGCCGGATCACCGGCTGATGTATCCAAAGGCCTGAAGCCGCCTTGCGCAAAAAGTTCCGGTTGAAGACCTCCCGTGCCGGGGAGGAGGAAGGACAACGCCGTCGACTGGGAGTTGGGAGCAATCCAGCCTGAGAATGAGCAGGTAAAAACGCCAGAACATCGTTGCTCCATCACCGTAAGCGATCAACGCGATGGATTTACAACCCCTCAGCATGAATATCACACAAAAATTAATCCAGCCCAATCCTCGCTAACGATCAGGGTGAGTAGTGCTGGCCGTGCCTATAAACAGCGACGGGACGTAAAGATCGCCGAAAAAAAAGTCGAACAACTCGAAGAAGACATCGCCGAACTGGAAGCCGAACTTGCCGAGGAAATCGAAGAGCTTGAACTCGAATTCAACCCTGCCACGGTCAAACTCGAAAACGAGGTCATCAAACCCTACAAAAAGGATATCGATGTCCGCACCGTCGCCCTTGCATGGCTTCCATACGACCGGGATGGCGGTAAAGCGTGGTAGGGAGCATTGCTAATGCCCCACCAACTCCGCGCTATCTACCGGTAGCCAGCAGGTGTCGCCGTTGAGGAGTCGGACGTAATACCAGTCGCCCCGCTGTTCGATCACGGAGAATTCCGTGCCAGCATGTAGCGGGGAGGTGAAGGCGTTGTCGTAGATCAAGCCGTTGCCCTGACGGGCGATCACTTCGCGGGCAACCACGACACCATCGACCGGGTTATCCCAGCGTTGATGGCTGGCCAGAAGAGACAGTCCGAAAATGAGACTCAGGGTGGCGGTCGTGCCGATCGACCAGTACAGCCACCGCTCCCGGCGGTAAAACAGCATCGCAACCAAAACCCAGAATGAGGCATGGGTCAGCCCGAAACACGTGGCCCTGTGAACAAATGGCCAGCGATGCCAGAAGGTCAGCGTATCTTGTACGATCTGGGTGCGTGTTTTCGGCAGCTCATCAATCGTCAGGCTTCTGACATAGTGAAGGTTGTGAAGCACATCCCCATCCAGGGGGCTGAGGGCGAGGGCTCGTTGGTAATGCAGCACTGCCCAGCCTTGCTCACCTGCGGCGAAATAGGCATTGCCCAGGTTGGTGTGCAACCCGGCGGTGTTGACGTTCCGCTTTTCGACCAGGAATTGATATTTGAGGATAGACGACTGATAGAGGTCTTGCGCCTCGGAAGGGTTTACCAAGGCCAGGACATTCGCCTGCTCATACAAAGCGTTAGCCTCGGTGAAAACCTCCTGGTTGTCCGGTATGGCGACAGCACGGCCCACCAACAACAGCCCTGCCAGGGAAAGTAGGACAAGTTTGCAACTTGTCGGCAGGATGGGTGCCAAGCAAGTCGACAGGCTGCAAACTTGTCCTGCTTTGCACTCCCGCAATCGATGCATGAGGTTATCAATAAATATCATATCTTGTTAGATCTGTTGATGGTTTGTATACATTTCCTTGCGTTCTCTGCGAGTGAAACCAAGTCTGCCTTCACATCCTTTTCACGGTACGTCAGGTAGGCACTGCTGGCGTAGATTTCCCTGAGGGGTTCAATATCGACACGATCGCCTATGATATCCTCCAGCTCCTCAAACGTATGCGCGTGCCGGGCGAGGTTCAGTTTATCGGCAAAATATGAACGCACGATCTCATCCAGCATATTTATACCTTCGTCCGGTCCTGAGAATCGTCTCATGGACTTGTTGAATCGCTTCATCGCACCCATGGCCCGCGCCCTAACAGGATCTTTTCTCATCAGCCGGTGTTGGGCACTCGCCACGTAAAAGACGAGGAAGCCGGCAGGCGGCACGACGAGCAGCAACAGCAAGCACTGAAGTTCAGACAAGCCGGATTGATGAATGGCATCGAGCGATGCGACGTTCGCGCGTATCCCTTCGGGATTCTTTTCCACCAGGTTTTTTAATGGCCCGGTGCCGCTCATGGTGGCATCAAAGGCAGTCACCATTTCAGCGGCCTTGACCGTGATCGGGATAGGTGCGGATTCTGCAACGCCGTAGCTCTTTGTCCTGGGGTCAAAATAGGGAATCCGGACGGCAGGAATCGTCGTCGCATCCTGGGCGAGCGGGCGGAGTGTGCGGATGTAGGTTTTTTTCTTTCCCTCAATCCTGCCAGACGACTGTCTCGGCGGCATGGCAAACTGTCGAGTAAACGCAGCCTGTGCCGACAGATCGGGCAGCTCGAATACTTCGGGAAACGCATAGCCATCGACGACGATGGTCAACGTGATGGGGTCGCCCGCGTTCAGCACCGTCGGGGTGGCCGTGACAGATACCTTACAAGCTCCGACCAACCCCTGGAAGTCGTGTGGCCTGCCCGCATCGGGAAGCGGCAGCACACGTATTGTGCGCGACTTGGAAGTGGCATAGTACTTTTTGAATGTCTCACCTTCTGTTTCGGCGAAGAAGTTGTTGTTAAAGTAGCTTGGGTAGTTTGTCTTCCACCCGCCCCCCTTGTTGCGGCCCCCTGGAGGAGCCACATAGGAGGTCAACAGGGTGCTCGGGCGCATCGCAAATTCTCCGGTTTTTACGGGAGTGACAATTTTGGAAAACGATACCGTATGGAAACGCTTCCCCTCTTCCGTCAACGATCCATACCTTCCGATCACGCGCGTGTTGGCCACCGGGAAACCGATCGCCTCCTTATCATCGCCCTCGATCCAATGGTGCGGACTCCTGATTTTAAAAGCGGGATCGTAAAACAACGGCAGGTTGAATTTCACAGCACGAAACCCGTTGAGCTCCAAGGGGGACTTCCATGTGTAATCAACCATAAAAGGTTCACCCAGATAGAAATCACGCTCGGGAATCGCCCGGATGACTTCCATGCCGGGATAGCTTTCAGCTTGTTTGACATCGATAAACGCCTCCTCGTCCGTGGTCAGCACCTGGTCGCCCACCTCGACGCTTATGGAAGGAAGCATCACCGCCCCTGGACTCAGTGGCATCATGCGGTAGCGCAGCACCACCGTGGATATATCATCACGTTTGATCACCTCCTGCTTCAGAAACTGAATCGCCAGTTCGTCATCCCCTTCAGCCTCATCCGCTGTTACCTTGTCAGCCGGGCTGATGAGAATTTCGTAGAGAAACTCTTCACCGACATAAAACGACTTTGCCGACATGCTGACGTGCATTTGCGCTTCGGGAGCAGTTAGGCCAATAACCGCACTCATCATGAATGCTGCAATTGCGGTGAGTAGTTTATCAATATTCATCGTGGTTATTGTCAGTTTCTACCAATCTTTCTCGACAGGTTTCCCCTTTTTCTTGCCGCCCTCGGATTTCCGGGCTTCTTGCATGACTGCATTCTTTTTGATCACATCCTCAGGCGAGTCGTTCGGAGGAGGCAGATCGATGGATTCGAGATTCATTTTGCTCGCTTCCGTCGCTTCCGAGTCAGTCCCCTCACCATCAGCGTCACTTTCCTGGTCACCCTCGTCGCCTTCTTCATCGCCCTCACCTTCTTCGCTTTCGCCTTCCTCGTCACCTTCCTCTCCTTCGCCTTCCTGGTCGTCAGCGCTATCGGGATCACGAGGAAGTGCTTCCAAGGCGGCACGCAGGGCGGTCAGTGCCAAATCCTCTTGAACGTAGGCGTCGTGCGGATGATGCAGCATGTACTCAATCGCCGTCGCCTCGTCATCAAGGGCCTTGCCAAGCTGTGCCATGGTTTCGCCCAAGGGACTGACTTCTGGTGGCAGGTCCTTGAAAAACTTCTGGTTGGTGGCAGAGGTGAGTTCAATGGCCACGGCTGTGGATTGCTTCAGGGACTGCTCCTTATCGAGCAACGACCTGAGACGTGATGGTTCGGGCACGGGCATCATCAAACAATCATCCGTGTCCTTAAGATTGCGCGCTTGACCAGCTATCAGCAGCTCAATGGACTCTTTCAGTTTTGCCAGCGCGTCCTTCATTTCCTTGCGGCGTTTTTCATCTTCGGCGATTTGCTTTTGCAAGCCACGTCGTTCGATCTTCGCCAGTTCCATATTTACAGCCGCATCACGGTCATCTGGGTTCTGTAAAATGACCCGACGAAACATGGTCACACTTTGGTTCATCAGCGAGAGGGCGGTGTATAAATCCTCGGCATTTTTGGACTGATGGAAATAGGCATTACCGAGGTTATAGGTAATGTCCCTGATCAACCATCCCTCGGGCTGCCGTTTGAGGGCATCCTCGTAGCTCAACACCGCTTCTTCATAGCGGGCTAACCGGTACTGGCTGTTCCCCTTTTTATACCATACCCGGGCGTCCTCGGATTTTTCTGCGAGCACTTCATAAATTTCCAGGGCTTGCTGAAACTGCCCGGCTTCAAAAGCCTGGTCCGCCACATCAACCTGGGCCGAATCGACTGTTTGTATCAAGCCAAACATCAACATCGCTGTCGCAACCGCTGACTTCTTGAGTCGACGCGTCAGGGTGTGAGGCACCATCACCATCGCTGCCAACAGAATCAGCGCAAGCCCGATGAAAATCTGAAAAACCTCATCGTAAACCACCACGGATTCCTCCGCGAGCTGTTGTTTTTTCTCCTGCTCACTGATGCGCTTGTAGATATCGCCCAGTTTCATTTGCCGAGTTCCCACGGCCAGGAATGCTCCTTGGTGTGCCTGTTTGACCATGTGGCTGAGTTGCAAGGTATCGAGCCGGCTCCACACTTCCTGATCCTTATAAAGCATGTAATCTGACTTGGCACCCACCTGCGGAATCCTCGCCCCTTTTTTCTCATCCCCGAGACCAATGGCAATCAACTTCACCTGCTTCTCATTCACCAGCTCCATTGCCTTGGTCAGACTTTCACCATGGTCACCGCCATCCGTGAGCAGTACGATATCCTTATAACCCTGGTCGGAATCAGAAAACAATTTATCGCATACCTTCAACAGCGCATCGCCCACACGCGTTCCTCCATGCGCTACGCTATCAGGCCCCGCTTTATCCAGGCTGTTGAGAAAAAACTCCTTGTCCACGGTCAGCGGGCAGGCGATCGATGAGGAGCCGGCAAAAACAACCAGTCCCAGTCGGTGGTCCTGAAGGTCCTTGACACAATCCGCGATAGCCATCTTGGCCGACTGCAAACGGTTCGGCAGTCGATCCTCTGCCAGCATACTCTTGGAAACATCGAGCAGGAAAACCACGTCGCGCCCTTCCCGTTGGAGCATTCTCGGGTGTGGGTTGACCGC
The Akkermansiaceae bacterium DNA segment above includes these coding regions:
- a CDS encoding serine/threonine protein phosphatase, yielding MRIAIGDIHGCHRALEVMLDLIQPNQDDLIVTLGDYIDRGPDSKAVIDTLLGLQPKHNLIHLMGNHEIQMIRALETRSDRERFLSGICGGMDTLKSYGGSFGDVPEDHWNFIRSAGLYHELDHHILVHAGLEAHLPVDQQNRETYYYQRFHCQKAHISGKKIICGHSIQGDLPTDLGYAICIDTCAYGGGWLTALDIDTGKIWQTSQNAKTRELHVDELV
- a CDS encoding LysM peptidoglycan-binding domain-containing protein; protein product: MKTIALTSTVFTLAAASLFGQSQSDIETLRARADAQERKITQLEKELSKLRTYHADEKGAPAASSASAPGSTSAAGTYIVKKGDILTRIAYRHKTSVAAIMKANGLRNDRITIGQKLRIPGAAAAPAASSSGRTEMAQKPAPAPAPSKSVGTHTVKRGETFYSIARQYKISVKSLEAANPRVRPTSMHVGQSLVIDGNARPVASKGPASYTPISKLPASKPKAKAPSKAVAEYVDQPKAKEVVRNAPQDRKTTAAAGSEPAIRTITVHQQMTYGQFASKYGASTTQLNALNGLSLSKNTMLAKGSELYVPQF
- a CDS encoding DUF87 domain-containing protein translates to MNIQAGDYEKLGSFYLGRSYDLKKSELEDELVLYDSKDLVTHGVVLGMTGSGKTGLCLSILEEAAMDNIPAIIIDPKGDIANLMLSFPDFKASDFRPWINEDDAAKKGKTPDEFAEKTANMWKEGIGSWGQSPDRVKEFRDKVDINIFTPGSKAGIPVSILSSLEVPPFEVLDDGELLGDRIESTVSSLLSLVGVDADPIQSPEAVLLGTIFGHCWRAGQDLTLESLIRHLQKPPFDKVGVIDVNSFMDAKERQKLALRFNSLLASPGFSTWMEGPALNISHMMHSPEGKPRMSIFSIAHLSDTERMFFVSLLLNQMLGWMRTQSGTTSLRALLYMDEIYGFLPPSANPPSKKPMMTMLKQGRAFGLGCLLATQNPVDLDYKALSNIGTWWLGRLQTERDKARVLDGLEGAAASQEGGFNRQRMEELLAGLGARVFLMNNVHEDAPVVFHVRWVMSYLCGPLTRSKIKKLMDPKRDRFPSGKESPATAAQSSNPMAMPSAAAQATVGERPVVGSGVTEYFVPFAGEPDGITYKPALIREANVHFSSTKCGIDGSRLMRFTNAITDKGIDWNHDAGCTHPIKSLKDEPRKGCGFDELPGFAMNADNYKQVEKDFADYIYRNERVEIFYCPLFKTYSQLGESEGAFRGRLATQAREVRDEAVEQLRDKYEAKIKTKESQVDRAENTLAKEEAEASSATWDIGAKVIGGLLGKLLGGRRSSSSSTVSSPNH
- a CDS encoding transposase, which gives rise to MSRHYSLKPRKFAMELRTSESCSVHGGQLAIVGLIRQSGLMGWISDYPQLEHRKNRNRGFDPEVYISTFLYNFCTGGSSLADAEALNEDKALLRLLGIKKLPDQSALGEWLRALDPAGLDALKAINRRFCTWVLKTAPANTYSYGGNELEWFFDDTQIEVSGKKFEGAAINYKGDVSLGWQTLWAGPLILECELGGQRGVSECFGRFCANSGKLRKKGKHYLYADSGSSDGEDLEHAAKHFTRHSISYNKWTSPLERMAGGLPEESWGESELTHWRGGIKHLVSYSWVRHQPSGCRQAHNFAALRHKREDDMFWSYCFVEVEEGRGHTAAQSRAAFERHRLKGECERRFGEVLSDLGLHRPPCHSLSANDGWYSLGALAYNILGALKLLVLPEKDLAKRPRTVMQRLLLLPMEIKRHARQLKAVVYICHERMKAWRQIFEEWMPDHRLMYPKA
- a CDS encoding tetratricopeptide repeat protein, with product MIFIDNLMHRLRECKAGQVCSLSTCLAPILPTSCKLVLLSLAGLLLVGRAVAIPDNQEVFTEANALYEQANVLALVNPSEAQDLYQSSILKYQFLVEKRNVNTAGLHTNLGNAYFAAGEQGWAVLHYQRALALSPLDGDVLHNLHYVRSLTIDELPKTRTQIVQDTLTFWHRWPFVHRATCFGLTHASFWVLVAMLFYRRERWLYWSIGTTATLSLIFGLSLLASHQRWDNPVDGVVVAREVIARQGNGLIYDNAFTSPLHAGTEFSVIEQRGDWYYVRLLNGDTCWLPVDSAELVGH
- a CDS encoding BatD family protein; amino-acid sequence: MNIDKLLTAIAAFMMSAVIGLTAPEAQMHVSMSAKSFYVGEEFLYEILISPADKVTADEAEGDDELAIQFLKQEVIKRDDISTVVLRYRMMPLSPGAVMLPSISVEVGDQVLTTDEEAFIDVKQAESYPGMEVIRAIPERDFYLGEPFMVDYTWKSPLELNGFRAVKFNLPLFYDPAFKIRSPHHWIEGDDKEAIGFPVANTRVIGRYGSLTEEGKRFHTVSFSKIVTPVKTGEFAMRPSTLLTSYVAPPGGRNKGGGWKTNYPSYFNNNFFAETEGETFKKYYATSKSRTIRVLPLPDAGRPHDFQGLVGACKVSVTATPTVLNAGDPITLTIVVDGYAFPEVFELPDLSAQAAFTRQFAMPPRQSSGRIEGKKKTYIRTLRPLAQDATTIPAVRIPYFDPRTKSYGVAESAPIPITVKAAEMVTAFDATMSGTGPLKNLVEKNPEGIRANVASLDAIHQSGLSELQCLLLLLVVPPAGFLVFYVASAQHRLMRKDPVRARAMGAMKRFNKSMRRFSGPDEGINMLDEIVRSYFADKLNLARHAHTFEELEDIIGDRVDIEPLREIYASSAYLTYREKDVKADLVSLAENARKCIQTINRSNKI
- a CDS encoding VWA domain-containing protein; amino-acid sequence: MSEVIIQQPEMLWLLPLVAVFIVVFRVRMARRKQDMQAFGEDAAWRGSEHRSMELWRLVLLVVAVVLIILALTRPAVNPHPRMLQREGRDVVFLLDVSKSMLAEDRLPNRLQSAKMAIADCVKDLQDHRLGLVVFAGSSSIACPLTVDKEFFLNSLDKAGPDSVAHGGTRVGDALLKVCDKLFSDSDQGYKDIVLLTDGGDHGESLTKAMELVNEKQVKLIAIGLGDEKKGARIPQVGAKSDYMLYKDQEVWSRLDTLQLSHMVKQAHQGAFLAVGTRQMKLGDIYKRISEQEKKQQLAEESVVVYDEVFQIFIGLALILLAAMVMVPHTLTRRLKKSAVATAMLMFGLIQTVDSAQVDVADQAFEAGQFQQALEIYEVLAEKSEDARVWYKKGNSQYRLARYEEAVLSYEDALKRQPEGWLIRDITYNLGNAYFHQSKNAEDLYTALSLMNQSVTMFRRVILQNPDDRDAAVNMELAKIERRGLQKQIAEDEKRRKEMKDALAKLKESIELLIAGQARNLKDTDDCLMMPVPEPSRLRSLLDKEQSLKQSTAVAIELTSATNQKFFKDLPPEVSPLGETMAQLGKALDDEATAIEYMLHHPHDAYVQEDLALTALRAALEALPRDPDSADDQEGEGEEGDEEGESEEGEGDEEGDEGDQESDADGEGTDSEATEASKMNLESIDLPPPNDSPEDVIKKNAVMQEARKSEGGKKKGKPVEKDW